In the genome of Mycobacterium kansasii ATCC 12478, one region contains:
- a CDS encoding phosphodiesterase, whose product MHRLRAAEHPRPEYVLLHISDTHLVGDDGPLYGAVDADGRLGELLEQLTSSGMCPDAIVFTGDLADTGEAQAYRKLRAVVEPFSAELGAELIWVMGNHDDRAALRSFLLDEAPSMAPLDRVHMIDGLRIITLDTSVPGYHHGELRRSQLSWLATQLATPAPHGTILALHHPPIPSVLDLAVTVELRDQAALGRVLDGSDVRSILAGHLHYSTNATFVGIPVSVASATCYTQDLTVAAGGTRGRDGAQGCNLVHVYQDTVVHSVIPLGGGKTVGTFVSPTQAKRQIAETGMFIEPSRRDSLFSQPPMVLTPAARPGPAH is encoded by the coding sequence GTGCACAGACTTAGGGCCGCGGAGCATCCGCGGCCGGAATACGTTCTCCTGCATATCAGCGACACGCATCTTGTCGGCGACGATGGTCCCCTTTACGGCGCTGTGGATGCCGACGGCCGACTGGGTGAGCTGCTCGAACAGCTGACCAGCTCCGGGATGTGTCCCGATGCCATCGTCTTCACCGGCGACCTGGCCGACACCGGTGAGGCTCAGGCATATCGCAAGCTGCGAGCGGTGGTGGAACCGTTCTCCGCCGAGCTTGGCGCCGAACTCATCTGGGTGATGGGCAACCATGACGACCGGGCCGCGCTTCGCAGCTTCCTGCTCGACGAGGCGCCGTCGATGGCACCGCTGGACCGGGTGCACATGATCGACGGCCTGCGGATCATCACCCTGGACACCTCGGTACCCGGATACCATCACGGCGAACTGCGGCGCTCCCAATTAAGCTGGCTGGCAACACAATTGGCGACTCCGGCACCGCACGGCACCATCTTGGCGCTGCATCATCCGCCGATCCCCAGTGTCTTGGACCTCGCGGTGACGGTGGAACTCCGGGATCAGGCCGCCCTTGGCCGGGTACTCGACGGCAGCGACGTGCGGTCCATTCTGGCTGGGCACCTGCACTACTCGACGAACGCCACCTTCGTCGGGATCCCGGTTTCGGTGGCATCGGCGACCTGCTACACCCAGGACCTCACCGTTGCCGCAGGGGGAACCCGCGGCAGGGACGGCGCGCAGGGATGCAACCTGGTGCACGTCTATCAAGACACCGTGGTGCATTCGGTGATCCCGCTCGGTGGCGGAAAAACCGTGGGCACCTTTGTCTCTCCCACCCAGGCGAAACGTCAGATCGCCGAAACCGGGATGTTCATCGAGCCGTCGCGGCGCGATTCGCTGTTCAGCCAGCCTCCAATGGTGCTGACGCCAGCGGCGCGGCCGGGGCCGGCCCACTGA
- a CDS encoding CPBP family intramembrane glutamic endopeptidase, translating into MLRVSRLRATSLAAGLVGWSFVAPRLPTAWRVGLQAGLGCLLVWLTRAPVGLRPPRLWAGLRLGAAAAAVTTTAIAASAPVPVVRLSMSERELPSSAPGWLVLHIPFGTVWAEEAAFRAALATAGTQAFGPVGGRLLQAGAFGLSHIADARATGAPAVPTVLVTGLAGWVFGWLAERSGSLAAPILTHLAINEAGAVAALAVQRRQASAAGTLARRYT; encoded by the coding sequence ATTCTTCGGGTAAGTCGGCTTCGCGCAACATCTTTGGCCGCCGGCCTGGTCGGCTGGAGCTTTGTCGCGCCGCGGCTGCCCACTGCGTGGCGGGTAGGGTTGCAGGCCGGGCTCGGGTGCTTGCTGGTGTGGCTGACCCGGGCGCCCGTGGGTCTTCGGCCGCCACGGCTGTGGGCGGGTTTGCGACTGGGAGCGGCGGCCGCGGCGGTGACGACGACGGCGATCGCGGCGAGCGCACCGGTGCCCGTGGTGCGCTTGTCGATGTCCGAACGTGAACTGCCGTCGTCGGCGCCGGGCTGGCTGGTGCTGCACATCCCCTTCGGGACCGTGTGGGCCGAGGAGGCCGCGTTCCGGGCGGCGCTGGCCACCGCCGGGACCCAGGCATTCGGACCGGTGGGCGGACGGCTGCTGCAAGCGGGCGCCTTCGGCCTTTCCCACATTGCCGACGCGCGCGCGACGGGCGCGCCGGCGGTGCCCACGGTGCTGGTCACCGGCCTGGCGGGCTGGGTGTTCGGATGGCTCGCCGAGCGCTCCGGCAGCCTGGCGGCGCCGATCCTGACGCATCTGGCGATCAATGAGGCCGGCGCGGTCGCGGCGCTGGCCGTCCAGCGGCGGCAGGCGAGCGCTGCGGGCACGCTGGCACGCCGTTATACTTGA